The sequence ACGCGTGTTCTCCCCCTCGCCCCTAAAACCTCCCCCGCACcacacaacaacacacctgGCGGGGCCACAGCTTGAAACGAGCCAGCTCACTTGGGGTTCTGAACGTGAGCCAGGAGGCGGCGGCGCCTAGTGAGCCCAACTACCAAGTAAGCACTGCAAACGCTAATGTTGACGATAATCTTATGACTttggcaaaatggctgctttttgTCTCAAATGACACCTCATAGCAATGAAGCAATTTTCAGTTTTTGTTGTAAATGTCATCACGCTGTTTGTCGCATATCGTGCAAATGTTTTTCTCATAAAACTACAACATAATCATGACTTTTAGGTCAAATAGAAACTTTTTCATGACTTAAAGTAACTGGCTATTTAAGAATGATGTAAAATGCAGGCATCTGAATTCCAAGCTTTTCTCTTACAATAAGTGTCATGTACATAGTGTACAAAACTCAGCCTAATTGATCAAATTGACTTTTCCAACTGTAGTGCTGACATTTTTATCAAATGTTAGACTACAATTTCTCTAAATTGTAATTTTGTCACCTTCACATTTTTCACACATTTGATCACATTGAATGAAAAGGTTGTATGATTCAAACCAAATCGTGTGAAAGTATTACATTTTATGATTATTGTTGCAGTTTTtaagaaaaagtaaaaaattgaCTTCATCCctcataaaatgaaataatttccCTTTGGCAAATAATCTGTTTCATACGGAAGAAGATTAGGGCTagtgaagagaaagaaaaacggggggggggggggggctgacaggattttgactttttttttttcttcaaaatactGACTTTAAATTctcactttattctcagaattctgactttaaagtgggaattctgagaTTAAaatcagaattccgactttaaagtctgttaggatacggattttagctattgatctgactccaaattgtgatcaacacttaacacaagaattgctatgttctaatccacacactggcgcacctaacaattttgcgagttcgttctgtcaaagagaagaccagtagatcaatcagaccgaatttaccaattgtttaatcttgacaaagcaagctaatacaggcgcctgggtcttgggtccttaacacaaaaactcgtgtgccttcgtgaccagaaagacgacacattcttccgggttgcccagttttaaagaaacacaatatgaatattcaaacatgcaaaaaattgtgtggtgattggtcgatggtctgtggtcatctcctcctcgtttgggttttcccctgctcagcacaggtgtctggaccacaaagacgagttgtttttcgcgttcccatcggccttgagatatgctccctttctggacctcctgttccacaatactttgaagaaaacaaattcatgtagcctgcacattcctttccacttattaagcaaccacactactactagaaattatattgatatggttatatgtgtctaacggagccttaatcaaatgtgtttgcaaactgccgaaagtacatttccctttaagtCAGAAAGTGGGAACTCTCACTTCCGTATAAAAAGGACTTGCTCTCGTTCAAAGACttttaccactttttttttttactcggcCCACTTGTTCTCATATGTTCAGCAGCCATTTGGTTGACATACTCTGCGACTCGTTTGTATCCCTTCGAGTAATCTCTCTTTTGTCTTCCTGCCACCCAGGAACGAAATCATAGTCTGAGGAGGAGTCGCGACTTGAGCGCTAGCCACAGCGACCTGGCTCGTTGACGCTCGCCATGGCGGTTCCACTCAGACTCGTAaatacgacttttttttttacgcttaCTTGTTGGCACAACGCCTGAACGTCACTCTCAACATCTTTACTAGTCCAGTGCGACTGAGTGAAAAACGGTGGATCTAAAAaacccaaaaagaaaacaaccatGGGGATTGACTATTGTTGGCGGGGGACGCGCCCAAGTCGTCCTTCTTCACGCACTGACATGTTCCTTTTCAAGAGAAAATagtccaaaaaaatgttttttttttgcgattgTAATTGCAGCGAGCGAATGTGGAGGGACTGGACTGGAATGTCTTTGGCGTGCAAATATTCCATTTCTACTTTGTACATGCAACTTTCTCTTTTGTTCGTAATCGTTATTATGATTTGTTTGGTATTATGCTACTTTTGCAGGGTTGTGCAATAAGCCTTAGTTTGCTTGATTGTCTGCTGGTCACGTAACCTCCCCAAAATACGGACGATGAAGGCAGCATGCCATTCCCAACGCTGTCGTTTCCGTAACAATACACGGGCACGACGCGAACAACGCACGATATTAATCGTGGCCGTTTCTGAAATGCGAGTGACTGTTGATTGGTCTCGTTATTTGGTGGGTGACCCCAATGCACTGACACAAGGCAGCAGCACAGGTGACAATATCAGGAATGTATTGACAGTGACAAAGTGTGAATTGCGACTTGTTTGTGCCAAGAATGAATGACATTAGTGAGTCGTGTTagtgaagaataaaaaaatagatagtTCCAATGTGGCGCCTTTCATTGGGTTCTTCAGCGCCACCTGCTGCACGCGGTCCAATGCCACAACTCACACAAGTTTCTTTTAACCTGTACAATGCCAATTGTTTTTCATCCAATTTGCAGTgtgtcaaaagaaaaataaatactcaTATATTgttatgtttttatgtttttatttgctgGTACTGCAGCCATGGTAtaagcgcgcacacacgcgcacacgcgcacacgctcaCGTACACGCACGTTTTTCTAGATTATCATAAAAAACATCCATTGCTTTTCTAATGTTTTACGCATTTCACAACAACTGCAGCTGTAAGAAAAATGTTTGAGATCATAGTCATAGCCtagaaaatacatttcaaaataaataaacaaacaatgtCTTGTGGGagttattattttgtttgttcttttgttttccaACTGCAGTATTACTAACAATCCTGTTCGtggtctttttttcctttgtgtttATGTTTTTGTGACGTTTTTTCAGTGAAACGCAAAAAACAACGTTCTCAAACGTGTCGACTGGGCGCGGCGACTCCTAAAGAGAAAACCAGTGCACTGGCAGCGATTTAAACCGCGTGACCTAATCAGAACACCTTCATTGGCCCATCGggctgccaatccagaggttcGGGGGCGTGTCCGCCGTCACTACCAGTCTTCCAGAGAACAACCAAAAGGAGAAAAGGAGAGCGACGAAAATGTCTTCAGTGCCCGACGGAAAGAAGCTGGTCCGCAGCCCGAGCGGGCTCCGCATGGTGGCCGAGAACGGAGCTTTCAACAGCCCCTTTTGCCTGGACGAACCCAGATGGGTACCCGACAAAGAGGTAAGgctaacccccccaccccattcCCCCTACCGTGAAGCTGCTAGAGTATCTGTGGTGGACCGCGCGTTTTCATGAAAAGCTTTCAAAGTAAAACGGACGCGTTTTTGCTATAGTCGAAGAAGCGctcaaaatgtaattaaaactgATCAATATATTCGATGCTTATGGTATTTAATCATCATCTAAGGTCTTGCGATCAAAGCCACTCATAGAGTTGCTTGGTGgaactattttattttgaattgagTGACAATCATCCGCCAGGGGCCCGTGTGAAATTCGGGGATTTTGACGGGAGTTGTTCGCCTGCGGGCTGAGGTACTAAACTTAAATAACAGTTTTTATGTTCCCGATATACAAGTAAACATTTTTCACGAGTCCACCTTTTAACGTTTTGTGTCGTTCCTGTGACAAAGACAAGCTTTATTGATGTGACGTAAAATCTTTGTCTTGGCAAACCCGTTGCAGTGTTTGTTACACACTTTAAAGGCATACATATCGAAGTGGCCGTCAAGGGAGTAATTTACCAACTGaacgtttattttatttttttgtgactttTAATGCAACTTTACAAACGCTTGCTGACCTTTACCCTGACTTCCTACGCCTTGATTTTTTTCCGAAGACTATTCATTTGAAAGAGATACATTTGCTTTATTCACAATTCTGCACTTGACCTTTAAATAATAAACTGGTGTTATCCCACTTTGATTCTAATCTCAGTGTCTCAATTTAAGTCTCTCATGGAGCAAAAttgaataatttgttttcacttCTTTCCACTTTTATGGGCATGTTGTGTGTGTAACTTCTTCTTGTTTTCTCTCTACAGTGTCAAAAATGTATGCAGTGTGAGACAAAGTTTCACTTCACCAAGCGCAAGGTcccatttattgattgattgattgattgtgccACATCAGCAAAGCTACATATCTCGTTGTGCGTGCAGCACCACTGCCGGCGCTGCGGCCGCTGCTTCTGCGACAAGTGCTGCAGCAAGAAGGTGGCACTGCCCCGCATGAGCTTCGTGGACCCGGTCAGGCAGTGCTCCCAGTGCAGCCTCCTGTCTCAAAAGGAGAGTGACTTCTACGAGAAGCAGATCAAAGTGCTTGTGGCAGGTGAGCGAAGTCGTTCAAACTTAACGCTGCGTTCTAGTTGTTACAATTTGAAATTGTCATGGCATTTTTCTAGCAAAGCACGATATTAGCGGCATTGTCGTATCGTGATGCTATCAAATTTTGATCTCGACAAGCTGCATGTTTTGGCCTCTGATGGAAAGATGGCGCCAACATTAggtggtgtttaaaaaaaaaaaaaaaaaaaaaaaaaatcttgtttgcGTGCGAATGTCCTGGAAGTCCCTTCCTGGTCACTCTGGGAACGTCTggtgtttaaaaacaaaacaaaaaaaacatcttgtttGCGTGCGAATGTCCAGGAAGTCCCTTCCTGGTCACTCTGGGAACGTCCGACAAGTGTGCGAGCATGACCTCCCGCCTATCCAACAACCACAGGTAACCACAACAAACTGACATCGAAATTCACACGATATTTTGAGAGACGCTCACAATGGTGGgagaggataaagaatctatGCTTGCTCTCCACTTGTCAGGTACCTGTTCCTGGACGGCGAAAACAACTTTGAGGTGGAGTTGGCTCGCATCATCAGCATACAGGTCCTAACCGACGCGAGCAATCCCACAGGTAAATCCCGGGAGCTCCTTTCACACGCTCACACTTTGCCCCTGGCTGCTGTCGCTGTCCTGCTTCCCTTCCAATGTCGAGTCTGGATCTTTGGGCGCGCGCTCACCTGTCTTCATTGAGCGTCAGCTCCCCTTGGCATCTTTGTTATGTGACCACTCATTTTACAAATACTCACTTTTGTTCACTTTGGGCCTCAACTTGCATATCTGCCAGGCAACCACTCACTCCACCTGGCACTTGCCCTAAGTGACCAAtctcttttgttttcattgggCGTCCACTCACTTTTGCATCTTTCCTTTCACCTGTCTTCATTGGATGTTCTCATTTTAACAATATTCAATGGCGTCCACTCAAATTGATATCCTGTGGGCCTGGTGACGCTCCATGTTAAAATGGCGGTTCTCCTATGCATGTAAATGGCGTTCAGATTGTGGTAATGGAAGCAATGAAATGGCGGTCAAGCTGGCAGCATGTTAACTCTTCCGCCTCTtctcttttctgctgctgcataTTGACTGGTCCCGTCCCATTGGGTCGGGTCCGGTTTGTGCTGTCAGAGAATGAGTCTGATGCTGGCGACGGCCTGCTGGATGCTGGCTGCGCCTGCGAAGGTTTGCGCCACTCGTCCGTCTTGTTGACTGCGTCACACCCTTTTTTGTTGAACTTCTTTCAAATGCATGCGAGCATGATCCGCCGTTACATTTGAAGATCTTTGTAGATTTTCCTCAGCATTAGTGCTAAGCTAAACATGCATTAATTTTCGAGCGTTCTGTTTTGAAGTGCACTAGCTTCCATCTGTCGTCACTTCCAAGATCTTTGTTATTGTTGGCAGAAAAGTCTCCCCTCTCAATATGGCTGCCATATAGGCACGTTTTTTTAGCCATTTCTTCAAGCAAGTGCGCTCTCACCTGTggcttttgtttgtgttttgtttgtttatgaaGACACACAGCAATATCTTCGTAGCGTTTTCAATggcgttttgttttcactttgtcACAGTTAGCCTTGTGTCAATGCTAATGATTCATTTCTGGTGTGCAGGCACATCTCCACGTGCAGTTGGCATGCTGGTCAAGTACAAGCCGTCGGGCTCTCAGGAAGTGGAGCTGCTGCGTCTGGACGCCGCCCCtagtgaagaagaaaagaaggcTGCCGAGTTGTGGCTGCTGGCTATGCACAAGGTCCGACAACCACGTCCAATCGTGTCTGCGACTGCTCGCTTTATCGCTTTATTTATCGTCCCAATACTTGCCACCGCTTTGTGCTTGCAGGCCGCCAAGCTGCTGTACGAGTCTCGGGAACACCAGTGAGTCTTCGTTCGGGGATCGAACGTAGCCGGCGGAAACCGGGTCTCCAAAAGAACCTTTTTCTCCTGTTTTGAGAGTTGCCATCTCTGGCGTCCTTTTTGTTCGCGTCGTCTTTACCTTTCCTACTTCTGACATCGGTCATCTTGTTTGTCTTAAAAAGCTCAGCAGGCGGGCCTTGACGTCGCTTTCTGGACTGAAAGCGTATTTGTGTGGTCGATTGGAAAAGCATCAGGGGAAATGTATTACTGCAGATGTTTGGATGTGCAGTTTTGACTTTCCACAATATTGGTCTTCCTCACCTTTGCATTTTGGATCTCAGGGCTCTTAACCGTGCACCCTTACTTTGCAGTTTTGGAACAAAAAGTTGGTTTTCAGAGAGGGATGATGATGGTTTTGTCAGGTTAGAACGTTACAAGGTTGACTGCTTCGGGGTTAGATCCGGACAAGAATGCTACAATTGAACTCTTGGGGACGGGGCTTTCAGTTGACAGTGGCAAATTAGCACTTGAAGGGTAACGCTTTGAAGATAGAACAGTGGGACGGACAGGTGTGGGAAGGGGCAAGTATTGTCCAGGGGCCCACATACGGATTGCTTCAATCGTCAATCCGGCTCGACAAGTCTTCTCCGTTAGTATTTGTTGAGTTCATTTGGCTCTTTTCCCTAACATTGCATAACTACGAATACTGCAGGTCAATTCCCATTCCCCCCTGCCCCCAAGATATAAGCCCCCCCTTCCATGGCAAAGTAAACAATATAATTTCCTGAAAGTGGACCAGGAAAAGAGCGCCAGATGGCTCCTCATGCAACGCCCAATTAGCATGTGGATCATTTTCCCCACAACAGATTTTTACATTTTGATGGTTTTGGCCAATAGCCAAGGTCTGCTGTACgttgaacattttaaaatgtaacaaataattgggtcatttttttttttttttccaattaagtTAATAATTACTGCCATTTTATTGTTaaaatattttatgtattgcGTTTTTGTCTGTCTACTCGTCTCTGACCATTGTCCAAATCAAAAATTGTTTTGCCTTGCCCTGTTTCAAGTTGTGGCCTTGGAAAGGTTCAATCCAAGTTTCGGCTTTTGGGGCCCTGATCATGGAAGTCGCATCTAAGAAGTAATTTTGATGACATCCTGGTGACGCATACACTAAACACATTCCTTTTTGGATTCTCTTTTTGTATGAAGAACGTCTGTGAAGAGCACAAATCCAAGCAGATGAAGGCCAACTCATCACTTGATGTACTCGAGTTTGGCTGACATGTTATTCAGCCTGTAACACCGCTGCTAAAAGTATTTTTCTATGCTCGTTGCCTCAAAGAACAGCTTCACTAAACaaatgtgtgtatgcatgcgAGTGTGACTATTGTTTGTGCGCACTTGAAAGGTGCTCATTCGGTGGCTTTGTATGCCAGCGCCGCATTTACTGACAGCAATTGGGAATAAAGAGCAGTATTTCCTACTTTGGACTCTGGTGTTCTGTTACATATGCACTCTTGCATGCATGCAGTTTGAAAATTGGACTCTGGTGTTGTTACATATGCACTcttgaaatttgaaattcattaAAATTAATTCAGATAAAaatgatttgtatttttaattttaatatttCATGAACATAAGATTAATTTGACATGAGGAAAACTTGTGTTTAAGGAGAAATTTTGTCACAAATACATTTCTGACGTAATGACGTGTAATTGAAAAGGTGCTTTTGGAATTCATGGTTCTGGTGCGGTCCACGCGTCACGCGGAATTCAAGCGGATATTTTGGAACACCAAAATGCAGAAAATGCTTAATAGAAACTCTGTTGAAACTGTTTTGGTGTTGTTATTGGCTCAGACCACTTAAATCCAACGTGAACTGACTCGAGCCCCCCTCGCCTCTGACCGTAGTTGGTATCGTCCGAGCACGCACGTGTCTTGTGTATACGCGTGTCTATTTTTCTTCTGACAATTTAACCAAGTTCAGGTTCACTACTACTTTTATTAAATAGGCACATACTTTAGAGAAACACCTACCCACCCACACAAGTGTTTTTGAGGGGGCGGGAGGCGCGCACGCGCACGTCACTCCACGCCGGATTTCAGGTACTAATGTGCACGCGCGGGCACGTGTAGAGTGTCCACCGGCTTCAGCTCGCTAGTTCCAGCACGCGACATTCAGAATAAAGTGTGCCTTCgtgggaccttttttttttcttttctggcgTGTCGCCGAATTGACGCGTGGCTGGAGCGAGCAGTGGACGGCGGCGGTGCCACGTAGCTAGCCGGCTAAACGCGGTAGGTCCACAATTGTCACTAGTTTTCCCGACGGTCTTGCAGGATGGTGTGCTTAAGTCCGCTTTAAACTACGGAATTAATTCTGGAGAAAGTCACGTCGAAATGTATTTGAATGGGTTGTCATGTGAAAGCGACGTAACGTTCGGGCTCCGTGACGTATAGAGGAAACCCGAGTTTCGTGGCGTAGTTCATGAACGACAGCTAACAAATGAAGTGGCTCTCAAACATCTGACACCAAGTATCTCCCAACAGAATTTCTTAACTCTCCAAATCCACCGCCATCATGATCAACGTTATCATACAGTTGCATAGTAAACCTTAAAACGAGGCAAAGATTTTCTTCTATAAAGTGCACTTTTATCATTGTAGGCCAGTGTAACATTCTGTACAGTTGAAACATTGACACCGCTTTTAAGTATAGAAAAATATACAATGAATGCAAATTTATTGCGATAAAAAGCTAAATGTAAATGAACTGTCCTCACTAGTGACGCTTTGACGTGCCACAGCTGCAGAATCACTGAATTCTTGGACGtttgtgttgacttttgatGCTGAATGCAACCGCTTATCTTCACGAGGGTCGCACAGCAGTCTTAAGGCAGCAGGCAGGGTAGATCCTGAACCGGTGGCCAGAATCCTCCTTTGATGCTCGCTGAACTatgcttttgtgttttgctGGCATTtcacttgtttttcttctgcAGTGACGTTTTCTGGAAAATTTGCAACTTGAgtgatgtcattgttgtttgttCTCAATGCGCTTATTGTGTTGAACGTGGAGTGCGCGAGAGAGGCTAAGATGACCCGGGTGTGCAAGAACTGTGGCAGTTCTGACGTGGACGTGGACCATGCGCGCGGGGACGCCGTCTGCATGGCCTGCGGGTCCGTCCTGGAGGACAACATCATCGTCTCCGAGGTGGAGTTTGTTGAGTCGGGAGGAGGACGCTCGCTTGCGGCCTCGCAGTTTGTCTCTTCGGAAGGTCAGAATTCTATCCGTCCGCTTTCTGAAGTGCCTCATAAATATAAAAGTGGAAGTCCACGAGACCAAAATGTCACTTCAGGTTTTCtcttatgcaaatgagcaacGGCACTCCATATTGATTCATCACATCAGCCAGCTGTTGTTTATCAGTCACATGTCAAGCATAAATCCTCTTGAACTTTGACCCCACCAAGCATCTGCTAtcttgtgtgttgttgtagttCCCTGAGCGCCCACATGAGTGTGCTACTGTCTCACACCAATCTCCTCCTTTAGTTTGCTGACCCCAATTTGCTGCTTTGGTCATGACATCATGTCTTGGCATCTTGCAATGTGAACACGAAATGTGCCCTTTCATTGTACAGGTGGCGCCAAGAATCCGTCGTTCGGAGACGGTCATCTGGCCCACTCGGGAAATGAGTCGCGGGCGCAAACACTCTACAGAGGTACGTACAAGTTGAGTTGACCTTTTGTCTCATTGAGCCTCCTCATCTACACGTTTGTGCCCACAGCCAAGCAGCACATTGGTGTCCTAGGCCACCAGCTTCAGCTGAACCAGCACTGCCTGGACACGGCCTTCAACTTCTACAAGATGGCACTGGCCAAGCGCCTGACGTGCGGGCGCAAGGCGGCGCACACGGTGGCCGCCTGCATCTACTTGGTGTGCCGCACTGAAGGAACTCCGCGTATCCTTTGGGCTGTGCGCTGGGCGGGCAGCGATTGACTTGTTTCCGACGTTACCTTCTGATCTGCGTTCATTTAAAGTACAAATGTTCATATGACGTTGGCCAGCAGTTGTGGGTGTGTTTGCGACAATGAACATTTGTGAGCATGAATGAACCCCGACCAGGAGGCAACGTACGA is a genomic window of Syngnathus typhle isolate RoL2023-S1 ecotype Sweden linkage group LG16, RoL_Styp_1.0, whole genome shotgun sequence containing:
- the zfyve21 gene encoding zinc finger FYVE domain-containing protein 21 isoform X1, which produces MSSVPDGKKLVRSPSGLRMVAENGAFNSPFCLDEPRWVPDKECQKCMQCETKFHFTKRKHHCRRCGRCFCDKCCSKKVALPRMSFVDPVRQCSQCSLLSQKESDFYEKQIKVLVAGSPFLVTLGTSDKCASMTSRLSNNHRYLFLDGENNFEVELARIISIQVLTDASNPTENESDAGDGLLDAGCACEGTSPRAVGMLVKYKPSGSQEVELLRLDAAPSEEEKKAAELWLLAMHKAAKLLYESREHQ
- the zfyve21 gene encoding zinc finger FYVE domain-containing protein 21 isoform X2, which codes for MSSVPDGKKLVRSPSGLRMVAENGAFNSPFCLDEPRWVPDKECQKCMQCETKFHFTKRKHHCRRCGRCFCDKCCSKKVALPRMSFVDPVRQCSQCSLLSQKESDFYEKQIKVLVAGSPFLVTLGTSDKCASMTSRLSNNHRYLFLDGENNFEVELARIISIQVLTDASNPTGTSPRAVGMLVKYKPSGSQEVELLRLDAAPSEEEKKAAELWLLAMHKAAKLLYESREHQ